A portion of the Tachysurus vachellii isolate PV-2020 chromosome 14, HZAU_Pvac_v1, whole genome shotgun sequence genome contains these proteins:
- the LOC132857303 gene encoding putative protocadherin beta-18, with the protein MGFLCSPDVRVRGSTIRVSTWMTKLLVRFAFVMAVAHGQIRYSIPEEMNKGSVVGNIVQDLGLDVKRLKSGRARIFTEDSREYIGLNVDEGTLIVRERIDREELCAQVSPCSIHFQIILDNPVELHRIDVEILDINDNAPAFERKEINIEITENAAIGSRFSLDSAHDPDVGLNTLQRYTLNPTEYFTLKELSRSDGTKYVAMILKTPLDREQEEEHKLILTAFDGGSPHKSGTFKITVTVLDANDNSPVFSQPIYRVSLSENIPKDSLVVTVSATDKDKGSNGEITYSFSQNSGKEAMELFNINSNTGEIKVKDIVDFEKSKQYELNVEAIDKGGLTDTSKVLIEIIDVNDNSPVISVISFSNPIPEDSATETVIAILNVKDLDSGKNGQIKCTVNSNLPFRIKSTSSNIYSLVTDRILDREMFSEYNITITATDEGSPSLSTNKTLRLKISDVNDNAPVFQRHSYTPYVMENNSPGVSIFAVTATDRDSGNNARISYFLEDLSVNGVSASSYISVNAESGEILAIRSFDFEQTKEFNIRVKAQDGGNPPLSSNVSVKIIIQDQNDNAPQILYPVQTGGSVVAEMVPRSADVGYLVTKVVAVDVDSGQNAWLSYKLHKPTDRALFEVGLQNGEIRTVRQVTDKDVVKQKLTVVVEDNGQPSRSATVSVNVVVADTFPEVLSEFTDFTHDKQYKDNLTFYLVLALAVVSFLFIVSIIAILSVKCYRWRRERMFYKSAANLPVIPYYPPLYADVGGTGTLQHMYNYEAYRTSDSRKSDLKYVRPPTESIINLDSSGTQTLTFAQSLKAYDESDQVRPTTNYTQNGHRF; encoded by the coding sequence ATGGGTTTTCTTTGTTCCCCCGATGTCCGGGTAAGAGGCTCTACCATCCGCGTTTCGACATGGATGACAAAGCTTCTGGTTAGATTTGCTTTCGTCATGGCCGTTGCGCACGGGCAGATTCGTTATTCTATTCCCGAGGAGATGAACAAGGGATCGGTGGTGGGAAATATCGTTCAGGATCTCGGTTTGGATGTTAAGAGACTGAAATCTGGTCGAGCGCGGATCTTTACTGAGGACAGTCGTGAGTACATCGGTCTGAATGTGGATGAAGGCACTCTGATAGTAAGAGAGAGGATAGATAGAGAGGAGCTGTGCGCTCAAGTGTCTCCATGCTCTATacattttcagattattttagatAATCCAGTGGAGCTTCATCGAATTGATGTTGAAATATTGGATATTAATGATAACGCACCtgcttttgaaagaaaagaaatcaatatTGAAATAACGGAAAATGCAGCCATTGGTTCACGGTTTTCTTTAGACAGTGCGCATGATCCTGACGTTGGGCTGAATACACTGCAGAGATACACTCTTAATCCCACGGAATATTTCACTTTAAAAGAATTATCTCGTAGCGACGGTACAAAATATGTTGCAATGATTTTAAAAACTCCGTTAGAcagagaacaagaagaagagcataaattaatattaacagCATTTGATGGTGGGTCTCCTCATAAATCTGGAACATTTAAGATCACTGTCACTGTTCTTGATGCAAACGATAATTCTCCTGTGTTCAGTCAGCCAATATATCGAGTGTCTTTGTCAGAAAATATTCCGAAAGACAGTTTAGTAGTAACAGTTAGTGCTACTGACAAGGACAAAGGATCTAATGGAGAGATCACCTACTCATTTTCACAAAATTCAGGAAAAGAGGCCAtggaattatttaatattaattcaaaCACAGGGGAAATTAAAGTAAAAGATATCGTAGATTTTGAAAAATCTAAACAATACGAACTGAATGTCGAGGCAATAGACAAAGGCGGATTAACTGATACCAGTAAAGTACTCATTGAAATTATTGATGTTAATGACAATTCACCTGTAATCAGTGTTATCTCATTTTCTAACCCGATTCCAGAGGATTCTGCTACGGAGACTGTTATTGCAATCCTAAATGTTAAAGACTTAGACAGCGGAAAAAATGGACAAATTAAATGCACAGTGAATTCAAATCTGCCGTTTCGCATCAAATCGACATCCTCTAATATCTACAGTTTAGTTACTGACCGTATTTTAGATCGTGAAATGTTTTCTGAATACAATATAACGATCACAGCTACAGATGAAGGTTCTCCATCTTTatctacaaataaaacactgaggcTCAAAATATCTGATGTGAACGACAACGCTCCTGTTTTCCAGCGTCACTCATACACGCCTTATGTTATGGAAAATAATTCACCTGGAGTGTCTATATTTGCAGTGACAGCGACTGACAGAGACTCTGGGAATAATGCGcgcatttcttattttttagaaGATCTTTCTGTGAACGGAGTTTCTGCTTCGTCTTATATTTCCGTTAACGCAGAGAGCGGAGAGATTCTCGCTATTCGGTCTTTTGATTTCGAGCAAACAAAAGAGTTTAATATTCGCGTAAAAGCGCAAGACGGAGGCAACCCGCCTCTCAGTAGCAACGTGAGTGTGAAAATTATTATTCAGGACCAGAATGACAACGCGCCTCAGATTCTGTATCCAGTACAAACTGGTGGCTCTGTGGTGGCTGAAATGGTTCCTCGTTCAGCAGATGTGGGATATCTTGTCACTAAAGTGGTGGCTGTGGATGTGGACTCTGGACAGAATGCCTGGCTCTCATATAAATTACACAAACCGACAGACAGAGCGCTGTTTGAAGTGGGCTTACAGAATGGAGAAATAAGAACTGTGCGTCAAGTCACTGATAAAGATGTTGTGAAACAGAAGCTCACTGTTGTAGTGGAGGACAACGGACAGCCATCTCGTTCAGCTACAGTCAGTGTTAACGTGGTGGTGGCGGACACTTTCCCTGAAGTGCTCTCAGAGTTCACTGACTTTACGCACGACAAGCAATACAAAGACAACCTGACATTTTATCTAGTCTTGGCCTTGGCTGtagtttcttttctctttatcGTGTCCATCATAGCTATTCTGTCAGTGAAATGCTACAGATGGAGACGTGAGCGAATGTTTTACAAATCCGCTGCCAATCTTCCGGTTATTCCGTATTATCCACCTCTTTACGCAGACGTGGGAGGAACAGGAACTTTACAACATATGTACAATTATGAAGCTTACAGAACCAGTGACTCTAGAAAGAGTGATCTGAAATATGTCAGACCTCCTACTGAGAGCATCATTAATTTGGACAGCAGTGGAACACAGACTCTTACATTTGCTCAGAGCCTGAAAGCTTATGACGAATCTGATCAGGTGAGACCTACAACCAATTACACTCAGAATGGCCATCGTTTTTGA